The Methanohalophilus levihalophilus genome has a segment encoding these proteins:
- the aspS gene encoding aspartate--tRNA(Asn) ligase: protein MSLAELRTHYSTQVNPEEIGDEKVSLAGWVHEVRDLGGICFVVLRDRDGRAQVTLVKKKIDRELFNFARKLIRESIISVTGTVKPEAKAPNGYELIPETIELLNEAESPLPMDTTGKVDAELDTRLDSRYMDLRREKSHAVFRIRHEVLNAVRTFLSNNGFLETSTPKVVATATEGGTALFPITYFDREAFLNQSPQLFKQILMSGGMDRVFEIGPIFRAEEHDTRRHLNEATSIDIEASFMDHFDVMEILEEMVAFVYTEVKKNAAQFLEDLEIDLQVPKTPFLKLPYSEAIEIVNANTDEKLTWGDDLSTLAEHTIGQHVFDKTGEEHYFIIDWPSEIKPFYALPYENDPEISKSFDMMHRTMELSSGAQRVHQHDLLKTRIENQGLDPDGFEFYLKTFRYGMPPHAGWGIGCERLVMTMLGAENIRDVVLFPRDRKRLSP from the coding sequence ATGTCATTGGCAGAATTAAGGACACACTATTCAACACAGGTTAATCCCGAAGAGATTGGAGATGAAAAAGTCTCTCTTGCAGGATGGGTACACGAAGTCCGTGATCTTGGCGGTATTTGTTTTGTAGTACTAAGGGATCGTGACGGAAGGGCACAGGTTACCCTTGTTAAGAAAAAAATTGACAGGGAACTGTTCAACTTTGCACGTAAACTCATCCGTGAATCTATTATTTCAGTCACAGGAACAGTGAAGCCGGAAGCAAAAGCTCCTAATGGCTATGAATTGATTCCTGAAACCATTGAATTGCTCAATGAAGCGGAATCACCACTCCCAATGGATACCACCGGGAAAGTAGATGCAGAACTTGACACAAGACTTGATTCAAGATACATGGATTTAAGGCGTGAGAAATCACATGCTGTTTTCAGGATACGTCATGAAGTGCTCAACGCAGTAAGGACTTTCCTCTCCAACAACGGTTTCCTTGAAACATCAACCCCGAAAGTCGTCGCAACCGCAACAGAAGGCGGCACTGCCCTTTTCCCAATCACCTACTTTGACAGAGAAGCATTCCTCAACCAGAGCCCACAGCTTTTTAAACAGATCCTTATGTCCGGCGGAATGGACAGAGTATTTGAAATCGGACCCATTTTCCGTGCGGAAGAACACGATACAAGGCGCCACCTCAATGAAGCTACATCAATTGATATTGAAGCAAGCTTCATGGATCACTTCGATGTAATGGAGATTCTTGAGGAAATGGTTGCTTTTGTTTACACCGAAGTTAAGAAAAATGCCGCCCAGTTCCTCGAAGACCTCGAGATTGATCTTCAGGTTCCAAAGACACCTTTCCTGAAATTACCATACAGTGAAGCAATTGAAATTGTCAACGCAAATACCGATGAAAAGCTCACATGGGGAGATGACCTGTCAACCCTTGCGGAGCACACCATCGGACAGCATGTGTTTGATAAAACCGGAGAAGAACATTATTTCATCATAGACTGGCCATCCGAGATAAAGCCATTCTATGCGCTGCCTTATGAAAACGATCCGGAAATTTCCAAATCATTCGATATGATGCACAGGACAATGGAACTTTCATCCGGTGCACAACGTGTCCACCAACATGACCTGCTTAAGACCCGCATCGAAAACCAGGGACTTGACCCGGACGGATTTGAGTTCTACCTCAAGACTTTCAGGTACGGAATGCCACCACATGCAGGATGGGGTATCGGATGTGAAAGGCTTGTTATGACAATGCTTGGTGCTGAAAACATTCGTGATGTGGTACTCTTCCCAAGAGACAGGAAGAGGTTGTCACCCTAA